CATTGACAACGATAGTTCGCGCATTGCCACCCATCGGAGGCGGCGCGGATGCACCAGGTATGGTGCCCAGGTCGGGACGAACACGAACGAACGCCAGGTCCTGAATTTGATCGATTGTCTTGGTGGGGCTCGACAAGACGAGCTGACCAACAGGAAGACTGCCTGCGTCGAAGCGCAAAACAAATGGTTCTAATGTTCCGGGTGGCATCAGAGTTCTGGCGCGGTCAACCATGGCAACGGTAGTAGAAAGTGCTTCCGCCATGTTCGTGCCGGGGTGGAAAAAGATCTGAATCATCGAGATGTTCTGAATCGATTTCGATTCGATGTGATCTACGCCAGGAATGTAGAGGAAGTGAATTTCGTAAGTGGAGACAAGATATCCTTCCATCTGATCCGGAGCCATGCCGCCGTATCCCTGAACGACGTAGATGGACGGAATGTTCAGATCCGGGAAGATGTCTTGCTTCATCGTGCTCAAAGCCATAAAAGCAGCCAGGAAGAGACTGATGATGCCCACAACAATCGTAATTGGACGGCGCATTGACGCGCCAATAAGCCACATTATTTACTGCCCTCCGCACTCGCAACGAGGGACATGAACGGGCTCAAGTTGCCCTGAGCATATGCACACGCCAGGATGGATCGCCAGACGCGTACCTCCGCCACGGCGTCTTCGACCTCGGCACGAGCCAGAATTCGCTCGGCCTCGGCAACTTCAACAATGGTCGAAAGTCCCACTCGATATCTCTCCAGCGCTTTGATTTCGTTTTCTTTGGCAGCTTTGATTAAGACTGGCGTTTCATCAGCGATGCGCCTGGCATTTTCAAGCAAGATTTTCGCGCGCGCGTCTTTCTGCGCCAAAACCTGAAGTGCCAAATCATAGCTTGCTCTTTGAGCTTGCTCATTCTGGATCGCCATACGTTTCTGGGCTTTGATCTTGAAATAATCCATAGCCGGAAAACTTATGGACAGACCCGCCACCCAGTTAGCGACCTGGGGCAGAGCGCCATCCGCCACAGGTGAAAGAACATTGTTGCGCACGCCGCTGCCCCGCCCCCAGATGGCTGAGTGGAGCCAGATGTGAGGGTAGTATGTCTTGTTCAACACCTGCACTTGTGAGCCTGCAGTTTTGACTTCGGCGTTCCGCAAAATCGCGTAAGGATGCAAACCCAGGTCGACTACCTGGGCAACGAACAGTTTTGCCGGGCGTTTAATCCACGGCGAGTCTTCGATACCGATATAACTTCCTGCTAACCCCATCGATTCAGATAAATCAACACGGGCAAGCTCGGTTTCACGCTCCGCTTCTATCAGCGCAATACGCGCAAATGAGAGGTCAGCGTCGGCACGAGCAGCGTCTACTCCGGGTCTTAGCCCTTTGTCAACGAGAGTGTGCACGATCAACGCCCAAGCCTCCATGCGCTTGACTGTTGCCTTCTGGGCGCGAATCGTCTGTTTCGCTGCCACAGTCTGCAGATAGGCTTCGGCTGCAGCGGCAGCCACGTCAAGGTCGGTCAAACGCACCTGGGCGTTTGCGGCAGCGTAGTCTGATTTCGCCAGACCCACGTTGGCATGTCGCAGACCGAAGTCATACAACTCCCAAGAGAAATTGGCGCCGGCGTTGTTCGCCCAGACACTGCTAAGCGACGACCCGCGCTTCTCCGCCCCGGTTTGCATGGGGATGACATCCAGAGTCTGCGGAAAGATAGCGCCGGCGATGACGTTGGACGTGGTTCGCAACTCCTGGAAAAGCACGTCAAAAGTCGGCAAGTACGCCGTGCGTGCCAGGGTGATGCCGGCGCGGGTCTGCATGACACGCGCTTTCGCATGACGAATCGTGGGGAAGTTCCGCAGTGACGTGTCGACCGCCGCAGTCAGGGAGTAAAGCTGCTGCAAGGGCGCTCTCAGCGCCGGGGGCATCTCACCGGGCTCTTGCCCAGCCGCAAAACTGGGCGTTACAGTAAAACCGACTGAGAAACACACGAAGGCAAGGCAAGCCAAAACCAGAACTGGTAATGCGGATGCCCGTGACAGCTTCATCAAAAACGCAAAGGCGCAGGCCCTTGACACCTCGTCCTCCTGCCATCTCAGAAAGCGACCACGCCTTCCGACGAATACATACGATACCTAAAAGATAGCGAAAGACTATTAACAGGGATCAAGCTTCCATGTACTTATAGCTTTTCAACCGCTTCAGCCGAGGGCTTGAAAAGCTCCACGGGGATTTCACACTTTGTTCGTAGTCTAAACACGTCAGCCAAATCACCCGTCACTAACCGCTGGAGATAACGAATGCTTTTAGGAAAATTGCCTGCTTCAAACAATAACGACGAACAGCACGTTTTTCGTATGATCGGTGCCTCTGCAGACGTCGTAAGTTCCTGCAAAGCGACCATGGCAGCGCACGGATTTGGCGGTTTCATCTCTTACGGACAGAATTTCGTTTGCTCAAAAAGCGTGGAAGGGTCGCAATCTGCAGTTGTCGTCTACGTTGAGTGCACGATGGTGCACCCCGACCTCTACCAGATCTCTTTCAGAAAATCAGAGTCACGCTCAGCCTCATTGCTCGGACAACTGGTGCACAAAAAACTGGAACGCGTTAAGGGCGCACTAGAGAGAAAAGCCGCCTAGAAAGAATCTGCAACTCCCTAGAAAGCAGCATCGCCAGAACGGTTCAACTTTCTGGCTCGCGTCACAAGCGTGTCACGAGAGTATGCAATTATGATTAAGTCACCGATGAACCCCGGCGACACCAGGTTAAGGAAGCTGCATCGCAGCTTCGATTTTGAGGTGAACAAATTATGGCAGGCGATAAAGTCGATCCACGTGCAGAGAAGGCTTGTGCAGAACCTGGATTTTGGCAAGCGCTTGGAGAAAAGCTTCATCTCGTCGATAAATCTTGCAATCAGGCCGTTGAAGCAATGAAGCCGCCCACCAATGCCAATGCCCAGAGAGAACTGCCGAACCTGTTGATTGAAGGAATTGAAGGGGCGAAGCGCCAGGGACGCACTGGAACCATCAATAAGCAAGAAGCTGAGATGTTGAAAGAGATTTAGAGCGATAAGCGCTCACGTCAGACAAGTTAGTTAGGGAACGAAAAAGCGGGTCTTTGATCCGCTTTTTTGACATCCGCCTTTATTGTGCGAGACTCATCAACTACAAGTTCATCTATGTTTGACTTGGAGCAAACATCTTCACATTCAATGCATTGAAAGAGTCGGCATTATTGTTGAACAGAAGCGGTGGCGATTTGTCAAAAGTCAATGATGATGATGATGATGATCTTGTTGTTGTAGATTGTGTTGACGTTGCTGATTTATCGAACTGAAGCGGAACAGCATTTTCAAACGAAAGCTGTCCACCACGCTCAAAACCTGCTATCGCTCCGTCGGCGAAGCCAGCAACGCGCAAAGGTTCCGGCGCCCGGTCGTATACCTGAACCGAATACTCAACAGGTCTGGCATTTTGCTGGAAATGAGCTTTCATAATCGAACCTCGCAATTTCGATGAGGTTCCATAAAAATGTCACAGGAATATGGAAAAGTCGTGACCCAGAATTTACTGCCCCGAAAGCGGTATCACGGGTATTCCCGATCGAACTAGAGGGTTCTGCGGGATGGCAGGTGAGGAAGGCACATTTGGAGCCTGAAGATTGGCATCGTTGACAGGCGCGGTCTGAGGACGATTGAATAAATTAGTGTCGAGACGGGGATTCGGCATGCCTCTCAGCGCGAACGAATTGACAATGACAATTTTCCAGATCGTATACGCTGAAAGCAAAACCAAAAGCCCTGCAACTGCGCCTACAACTCTCGACCCACCTTCGCGATGCCCGAGAACGACTGAGTAAGCAGCAAATGCTAGAAAGATGGTGGCGGATACGACACCAATTAAAACAAACAAACGTGACAGCCGTCGCACGGTCGGCAACGGTCCCTGAAAGTCGTAGATGCTCTGCTGGAGCGGCTTCGGATAGTAAGCCGGGTCAGGAGTTGCATTCATATTCAATTGCTTGCGATTTATACTGATTTCTCGCCAGCTTTGCCCACTTGCAATTGATGTCTTCTTATTCCAATCATATGCATTGAGTCCGTCCAGTTTCGGATATGGTGCCAAAACCTGCTGAATCTGTTCAAGCTGATTATCTGTTGGATTGAGATTTGCAAATTGCTGACCCGATAGCAAATTAACACCGAGAATGCCCTGGATAGCCGCAAGCTGACGCGCAGAAAGCTGGTCGGGACGAATCGTCACCATCGACCCTGTGGTTTGTTTTCTAAAGGCAATATCTCGCTGTTGATTTTGCGTACGATGTAGATAAGCAACTGTGGTATCACGCCCGATCCGTACTCCAAAATCCGGATGATGAACGCCGGTACTTTTGTCTGCACCATCAAGTGGATTGGTAACAGGTTTAGGTTTAGAAGCTAGAGGATCGCCTGCAGTAACAGAAGCTTGTGGAGTCCAGTTTCCATCGCCGATTGGTGGCGGTTGTGGTATCGGATTTGGATTCGTCAACTCAGGAGGTTCTGGAATTCTATTTTGAGAATGAGCAGGTTGTATCAAAACGAAATGGCTGATTGCGACAACTGTTATGAGTGGAGCTGAACATTCACGCAACATCTGACTACTCCGCTAGACCGTGACCGTAAACCATAGGCTAGCGATGCGATCAGGAAAACTTTGGAATTAATTCCATAAAAAATGTGGATTTCGTATTCGCCACATCAAATGCTGGTTTAACAATGTCAATCGAAAACTCATCTCAATTGCAGATTCGCCATACGAAATTATCAACGTTGTAGATTTCGCCGTGAATAGTTGCAAGAGCAAGAGTGTAGAGACTACCGTTCAAAACATAACTGTCAAATGTCGGAGATGTTTTTCTCTGCGCATTCTCTGGAACCAGGACATCTGCATTATCTCGCGCCGTTATAAAATCAACAGAATCAGACATCAACATCACCACAAAGCTAACCTCGACTGCGATGATGCTACTGAAAAAATCAGTAATATTTGTCGAATTGAATGGTGGATTGAATGGTTGATTGATTGGTGGATTGATTGGTGGATTGATTGACCGAAATCTTGCTCAGTTCCTTACTCAATCAAATATATTTATCTGACACGATAAACGTACTGTCGCGCAAACGCTTGAGAGTCGCGCAGCCACAAATTGCCGTCCTGATCAACAGATGGGGTAAAGTTGAGCTGCTTCTTCGGCTGTCCCGCAGAAGTCAACAAGAACCACTTGCCATCAGAACTCAGGCGCCAGATCGATTTGTCTGGAAAAGTAATTTCGCGCAACCGCATCGATCGTTCATCGTATCGATATTCAAAAGTATGTCCCGTAGGACGAACAACGCGTAGCACTTGTCCATCTGCACCAGATATGACACTGGTTCCATCAGATAGTATTTGCAAGAAGTTACCGAGCTCGACGTCATCGACGGCTCTCGGATATACCATTCTTACGGTGCCATCATCATGGAGCGCCGCAAGGAATCCTGAAACTTCAGTGCTCATCGATATCACCTGGATAGTATTGAAAATTCATATACACCGCTTAACAAGCTTGTTTGAATTGTAGTGGTTGTTCGGATCGATTTGAATGCAGAGGTTTTTTAACTCTACTGCGCAGTTGTATAAATTGCGTAGACTACACGCTCAGGCGGGATGTGATGAGAATCTTCTCCACTAAGCGATATATCGGAACAAAGCCCAAAAGATATTTTGCAGCGAGTTAGCTGAAAAGTAAGGTCGGGCAAGCCTGAAAATCATGAAACATCAAACAAGGAAGTCGACTCGACGAAAGTCGACTCCATCGTTGATTCGTTCAAAAGCCTAACCCGGTTGAACTCTTAGCGGGCGATGATCTGGCGCAAAAAACGACGTGGAAGCATTATCAGGATCCCCTACCGGATATCCAGGACCTACCTCTGGATCAGGGTCCTTTGTTGACCGTGGATCGTGCGCACCATCTCGTGGTTGAGTCCGAGGGTCAGGTCCAGTTCCTGGGGGCAGGTCAAATGGCGGAACAGGATCAATCAAGCCCGGAAGAATATCACGCGGATCAAGCTTACGTGGACCCGCAACGGCATCGTGGTAAGAAGACTTTCCCTCATCATCCTTATAACGAATATCAAGAGTCCCAGTCGTTCCCTTTTCATTTCCGGTGTATGTAATATCAAAATTGTCCAACATTTCCTTCAGTTCCGGATCTTTTGCGGCCTTCCTATCCGCCAATCTCATCTGCTCCAGAAAAGTGGTCCACTCACCGTCGTTGCGATGTTCGCGCCAAAAATTATCTACATCTGCAAAAGCTTGACTGGCGTTATGGTTTTGCAGGTCATTAATAACCTTATTGACAGTGTCGGTTACGTCGGCGGGTACACATTCATCCTTTGAAAATTCTCTCGGTCCTGGCATGGTGGTTCTCCTGGTAAGGTGTTTAAGCGCTTGTCAAGACTAATAAAAAAGTCCATAAAATTTGTAGAATTCGCATCGCTAGATTGATCTTTAACCATGGTGGCAAATCGGTGCGT
This portion of the Candidatus Melainabacteria bacterium genome encodes:
- a CDS encoding TolC family protein, whose protein sequence is MSRACAFAFLMKLSRASALPVLVLACLAFVCFSVGFTVTPSFAAGQEPGEMPPALRAPLQQLYSLTAAVDTSLRNFPTIRHAKARVMQTRAGITLARTAYLPTFDVLFQELRTTSNVIAGAIFPQTLDVIPMQTGAEKRGSSLSSVWANNAGANFSWELYDFGLRHANVGLAKSDYAAANAQVRLTDLDVAAAAAEAYLQTVAAKQTIRAQKATVKRMEAWALIVHTLVDKGLRPGVDAARADADLSFARIALIEAERETELARVDLSESMGLAGSYIGIEDSPWIKRPAKLFVAQVVDLGLHPYAILRNAEVKTAGSQVQVLNKTYYPHIWLHSAIWGRGSGVRNNVLSPVADGALPQVANWVAGLSISFPAMDYFKIKAQKRMAIQNEQAQRASYDLALQVLAQKDARAKILLENARRIADETPVLIKAAKENEIKALERYRVGLSTIVEVAEAERILARAEVEDAVAEVRVWRSILACAYAQGNLSPFMSLVASAEGSK